A genomic region of Metopolophium dirhodum isolate CAU chromosome 1, ASM1992520v1, whole genome shotgun sequence contains the following coding sequences:
- the LOC132932739 gene encoding COP9 signalosome complex subunit 4-like, with protein sequence MTISVDEVSYELHLIFDSSLSDIQRIERCRNLVNTIITTWSPNLVETLKEVVEFFAQDDVHLFVSRQMLSDFCLRILPWLSDSQSKIMAQFMRKEMQPRAVHFEFHLSIVCNHLSCIYEKEENWKEAANLLASIPAESYYRFSVDFELELYMKIARLYMEDDEPLLAEPYVKKASVLQFETTNNDLHLNYKVCYARMLNFRLKFIEAALEYHELSNCQSFGESERLIALKNALVCTILSFTGNYRTQLLKLFFNDERCKLLIRLKILKNLYMVRFIKPNEINEIETMLMPHQKAKTIYGTTLLIEAIAEHNIQSIRILHQNIKIESFANLLGFHPYEAKLIAARMIFEGRIEGSIDEANGLITFNPQKPDQLQSWHKKIESMKTQLNRMNELLLENSSVQKVEEDQTDV encoded by the exons ATGACGATCTCCGTCGACGAAGTCAGTTATGAGTTGCATCTCATCTTTGACTCGTCTTTGTCCGACATTCAACGAATTGAAag GTGTAGGAATCTGGTGAACACCATAATTACAACATGGTCGCCCAATTTGGTAGAAACGTTGAAAGAAGTCGTCGAATTCT TTGCTCAGGATGACGTCCACTTGTTCGTATCCCGACAGATGCTTTCCGATTTCTGTTTGCGGATCTTACCCTGGTTGTCGGATTCACAGTCTAAAATAATGGCTCAATTCATGCGGAAAGAA atgcAACCGAGGGCGGTTCATTTTGAGTTTCATTTGTCCATTGTCTGTAATCATTTATCGTGCATTTACGAGAAAGAGGAAAATTGGAAAGAAGCAGCAAATTTGTTGGCCAGCATCCCAGCAGAATCGTATTACAG attTTCAGTTGATTTTGAATTggaattatatatgaaaattgcaCGTTTGTACATGGAAGATGACGAGCCATTGCTAGCAGAACCTTACGTCAAAAAAGCTTCAGTGTTGCAA tttgaaacaacaaataatgatcttcatttaaattataaagtttgtTATGCACGAATGTTGAATTTCCGTTTGAAATTTATTGAGGCAGCACTAGAATATCATGAATTGTCGAACTGCCAATCATTCGGAGAAAGTGAACGTTTGATCGCATTGAAGAATGCACTTGTCTGTACGATATTATCATTTACTG GTAACTATCGAACTCAGTTGCTGAAATTATTCTTCAATGATGAAAGATGTAAACTCTTGATAAGActaaaaattctgaaaaatcTATACATGGTTCGTTTTATTAAACCTAACGAAATAAATGAAATCGAAACAATGTTGATGCCACATCAAAAAGCCAAAACAatttatg GCACCACTCTATTGATTGAAGCCATAGCGGAACATAACATTCAATCGATCAGAATacttcatcaaaatataaaaattgaatcatTTGCCAATTTATTGGGATTTCATCCATATGAAGCTAAATTAATAGCAGCAAGAATGATATTCGAAGGGCGCATAGAAGGTTCAATTGATGAGGCAAAtggtttaataacatttaatc CCCAAAAACCAGACCAATTACAATCTTGGCATAAGAAAATTGAATCTATGAAAACTCAGTTAAATCGTATGAATGAACTCTTATTGGAAAACAGTTCGGTACAGAAAGTTGAGGAAGATCAAACAGATGTTTAA